The Helianthus annuus cultivar XRQ/B chromosome 15, HanXRQr2.0-SUNRISE, whole genome shotgun sequence genomic sequence AAGGATGtataaacaagttaaaaatattcTCCAACAGATAACAGAGATTATTGTTGTTTTCCTAGAAGCCAAGTGTAGTAAGATAAGATTCAATAACTATATAAAACTGCTATTAAAAATGTCGAACAAAATATAATCTATAGTTCACTAAGATAAGTATTTTTTGTATATACTAAAGGTGCCAGCTTCGACCTATTTACTTATGATCGTGTCAACTTGGGTGGTTATTCAACTCTTATGGGTCTAATGGATACATCAACAAGTTCAACCCAAAAGAAAACGGATTGAAAGTGGCTGGAAGTGTATTTTTAAGGCATACAACCCACTAAATTGCTTTATTCAGAACATAAGATTATTactttaataatatatttttgaaacTCCTATCTAAAACACGATCCATttcaagaaaatgaacaaaagtgaTCCACGGTCAACCCTGCCCATTGCAAACAGTACAAAAAAAGTCGACTTTTTAACCCACCTAAAAAAGTAAGTGAATTTTACTgtacaaaatttaaaaattgttATGTTAGATACCAAAACATTTTTTAATGGTATTACATACCCCAATCAAACACCAAAAAATAAAGAATCAGTCACCAACCCGAAATggcaaagtaaaaaaaaaaaaaaaaacgaaatcaCATAAGTGCAAAGGAAAACTATATTttgtattaaataaaataaagaacaTAATTAGCAGCTTATAGGTCATAATATCATAAGATAACTTTTAACATAAGTATACCTTTGCAAGCAGAGTCTTCCCTGTTCCAGGTTCTCCATACAATATTACCCCTTTAGGAGGTTTGATTCCAATGTCTTCATATAGTTCAGGGTGAGTCAAGGGGAGTTCTACTGCCTCCTTTATTTCTTGAATTTGAGCATCTAGACCACCAATATCAGCATATGATTCCAATGGAGCCTTCTCAACCTTCATAACGGACACCATGGGGTCCACATCATCTTGTAGCAGTCCAACAACAGAGAGAACCTGAGAATGTATCGGATAAAAGATCCATTAGCACTCTCTTTCTTTATATCTTTATTTAcaaattcttttttttataaTTCACAAAAAGTACACAAAATCAGAACAACCTATTCACCACTCTTTAAGGTAGTCTACTTGTCTCACAGTCAATCACTCACCTAAACCACTCTCATGCAATACTACATAAGAAACGTATCCACCCACAAGATTTGTAATGAATGTAAGTATGCATCCTTTCCAGGTTTCTGTTCAAATAGAACATACACTTGTAGGCACCTTGGCTGGAAGAGAAGCGTTGAGTAGTATAGTTGAGTAGCTGGCTGTAAAACAAACTTAAAAGAGCCAAGGCGCAAAGCACACCGCTTTTTGTAAGCGAGGTGCAATCTATTTATATGATTGTTTTGTATTTCTTATAGACTTATAGCATCACCTACCCAAAATTTAGCTACATATAAGCTTTCTATGtgatttaatatataaataaccTAGTACAGCCTAAAAATCTATACGTTAAACATCCTGATGCACAAAACCTTCCCCTACAAGAACCGTGAGCCTCATGCCACTTTCCCGTGCCCCTTTTGAGTCTCATTTGTGCTTTATTTACACGGTTCTCTTTTAAATGAAGCACTCAAGGTGCAAAGCCGGAAAGGCCTTGTTGGTCACTAGATCGCTTGCACCGACAACGCGCAAGTCACAAAAAAGCCATCATTTTGAATGAGCTTTCAAAGGCATCTTAACAATTAGACAATAACTTTcaaaaatgaaaaacataaaactAACCCTAACTATTTCAACCTAAACTTAAAATAAATCCAAATCAATTCAATCCAATCTTAATTCTTAATTGCTTAAACAAAAGCCAATCTAACTCAAATCAGCTAAAAGACCATAAGTTTAACATcaattcatcaaatcatctcAACATAATTAAAATAAACACAAATTATACCTTATTATGCATCAAAATAGCACATCCAGGCTCCAACTGATCCTTATCAACAAACGACAATATCCCTACATAATACTCCGGTCCAATCGACGACGAAACAATCGCATGATTCTCATCAATCAACTCCTCCAAATTCCCAACGCTCATAGGAGATCCACGCAGATCATCAACCTTACTCCTATCCTCCTCCGTCTTCTCCTCCTGCGGCTTCAATCGTTCCTGATTCGCCACAAACTCTTCCTCCATTAACAAGTAATCCTTGATCCGTTCTAGCTTTAACAACCGCAACCTGCACTTAGAGTGCGGCGTCACCGTCGGTAGCCTAGCCGCAGCTTCCGGTCCCTTTTGCTTGCGTTGTTTCCGGCCGACGCGTGCTGGTGGTGCTGCCGGTTCGAATTTTTTCTCCTTTTTGTCACCGTCTTTCCGATCGCCGGAGTTGTTTTGCCGGCTGAATCCTCCCGGTGTTCCTTGACCCATAGTGATTGTGAAGATGAAAGTAGAATGGAAAGATGAGAGGATTTGTGAGCTAGGGTTTGAGTTTTGAAGGTTTGAAGTGTCTTTCTGTGCAAGAAATTGAGGTTAGGGTATATTTGTAGATCGATAGAAATTCGAGTGTTGGATATTGGGGCGGGTTTTATCCGACCCGGATTGCTAAGCCCGCTTAGATTCGGGTTGTGGGCTTGCAAAAAATTCGTATTATTTCCCTTACGTACAAAGCCCAGTTTGGTCCAAACTGGTCACTTTATATACTGGCCCGGTTTTTTATAGTTTGGTCCAAACCAGTTCGGGTTAAGAACAATCCGAACCGGTTTTAGGGTTGAAAACCCCAACGCACCCAAACCGATTTTGGTCGGGTTCAAAATCGGTTTTAGCGTTTAAACAGGTTTTATATCAGTTTTTTAGTTGGGCTCAAATCGATTCATGTTAAAACTGATTCTCAACACAAAAATTCCAAACTTGTACCAAACCGTCGGATCAGGTTGTACCCAAACTGGTTCTTTTTTACATCTTTAATTTCCCTTCGAAATAGTTAATACAAATTACTTATTTTTCtacaaattactgattctcataGCAGGCTCACTTGGCGCCACCTATAAAAGCCCATTAATGAATTGGCAGGCCCACTTGGCGGCCACCTATAAAAGCCCATTAATGAAAGAAAAATGTAACCCGTCGTTGGCTAGTCATCTCCTTTAATCAGAAACTTAAGTAACCAAAATTTATCATAGTCTCAAAACCATAAAGTTTCTAGGTCCGGATTGTATATTAACGTTCAGATAATGGAGTTAGAGGGAAACACTAATTGCGCTACATAGCGATAGGATCCTGATGACGGTCCGGTGTGGTTGTGATCGTTGTAACGAGCCGATAGAGGACATGTAATTATCCGAATTTTTGTAACCCGCAAAAAATTAATGATAGTAATTAAATGTATTTGTATAAAGATAAaggctttttcaattttttttggatGGCTAGATCACCCGGTTAGGCCTTTGGCCATCCAGGTCACGAGTAGGAATCCCGCGGTTGGCATATTACCAGTTTGAATCAGTGCACAGTTCGTCCCCGCAAGATTCAACCCTAAGACCTCCCAGGCAGGAACCCATATAATAAAGAAAACTTAAACTAAttctattgttttttttttttttttgaagggaATAAATAGTTTATAAATCTAAAAGAAATTTACTTTTGTAATctattttgatttatttaaagAACATGGAAAGTGTATATAGTTTAGGCCGGGTCAATAGCCAACCCGTAGATTATTTATTATAACCAAATATAATGTATTACACGCATACACCATACTACCATAGCTAATGACAAACATCCTTACAAGAGCAACACTATCACTATAGGTTGAAACATAATCTTGTTCACAAACTAAGCAACAATACACTCTTGAAAGACAAATAAGCTTAGATATATCATGTTTACTACAACCATTTTCAAGGAAGTGGACCGTCACCTCCGGCACCACCAATACCTCCAAAAGTCCCTACACCACCACCAGCACCCGCACCTCCAATTCCATTATCGTTACCAATGCCAACTCCTAGACCAGCTCCTACGCCAACTCCAATGCCACCCCCACCAACAGGTTGTGCGTTGTTGCCAAGCCCTGCAAAGCCACCTAGTCCACCAAAAGCAAACAAATTCTTTTGGTCAGTGAGACCAACAACCCCTTTGTTGGTCTCACTGGGAACGTCTCTAGCAGTAGTAGTTTGTGCTACTACTGCTAGACCAACAACTAGTAACAAGAAACACAATTTTGCCATATCTCTTTTAGGCTTTATTTTGTATACTTGGCTACAAATTTATGTGTTGATGTGAGAATATGGAATGTGGGAATGCCCTTTTAAACTAACATTGGGTTGTTGGGAACAGTTGAGTGAAGTAAATGACCTTATTTTCTAAGGCAATGCAGCTGGTTGGAAAAGCAATACACTAGTAGAAAACTAGCATTTGGGACCATATTTTGTTTCATAAACCAACCTCAAATGGCCTTTTTATGACAAAAAATGTGATTGCAAAAACCTCCATGTTAATCCAATTGACGCAAATCTCGAGACCACTTTGTAACAGGGGTGGAGTTAGTGTATTCAACCCCATCTCCATACCGTTTTCGTAGTGTAAAAAAATCcggttttatacaaaggataccctgATCCCCAAAAAAATAGATTGGGATGCCCCTGTATTTTTGGGCTAGATCCGTCATTGTTTTGTAACCCCATTTTTGCACTAGTTTACGACCAAATCTAAACGATCACTAGTTATTTGACCGTTCAAATTCAGCTGCCCAATCGCAAAATTTGCGACCATTTCTTTCGGTCCTAGTTCTccagttttctagtagtggtaATATCAAATGTGTCACTCATAAACCATcatttataatttttcttttgtGTTTCGAACATCAATGATCAATCCGGCCTTTTTATTATCGAAAACCTATTCGTTTTAGTGAACAAATTAAATGTGTTGTTACTAATTAGTTTGAGATAAATTTGAGCAGAAAAATGGTGTATTTATTTGAGAACCAATAGTGAACAATGCATGAGTGTCGTAAAGATGAAGGTAGAGCATGCACTTATTGTGATCATGCATATCCTCACTACTGTACCAAACATCATATGCAACATTAATGAGAGAAAGAGAGAGGTGGATCCATATATTCACCAAAGAAAACGAGTTTACAGATCACAGGATTTAACTGGATTGGTTACTtctaaatttaatataaaaaatggGATCTGAATTTCACTAGCCAATCATGCAAATTCCACTAGAGCTTGTTCAAACGCTTGTAGCTACTTTATAATTTTATTTGCTACCAAAAGGTTATCAAAAAAGGCAAATTTAATGTTAGAGAAACAcaaaaactaaaaatgaaaatgattttttatttaaaGTTAATACAAACTCACCTACTACTCCTAAATTACACCTTTTCCAAGATTTGAACTTGGGTCTTCTCGCTTCTTACCACTGGGCTATAACCCAACTGGCAAAAATGCAAATTAATTTAATCAAGCAAGTGCGACACACATCGCATCTCCTAGTTCATTTCATCGGGGTATCTGCAATGCAAGGGGTCATGGACCCATGCCATATCACTTGCCCGAGAAACTGCTCTCAAAAACTCTAAGAAAACTAGCTTCCGTGGTTGCTCTCAAAGTCttataattcattaaaaattgtACCGGTAATGCATTATTTATTGTTGGATATAATCAACGATCACTTGCCTAAATAAATTTACGGGTCTTATACGTAATTGTGTAATAGTTATAGTTTTAGAGTCAATTGTATGTAAATAGGTTCGGGGTCCTTGTGTGTAAGGCCTCGAAACCGGGCTCCTTACCGTTGGATCACATCTCAGTGTACTATTTTAAAACATGACTTTTCTCAAAACATGCAGCGGAAATATTCGATTAAAAACAATACAAAGTTATTTCAAAAACTACATTTGTTTACAAGTCTCAAAATGTAACGAATGCCTTTCCACCACTATCATGAGTACTTCCTTCCGCTAGCCAAGAGCAACACCGACTCGAATCTCACACCTGCAAATCAATCTAACATACATGCAAAAGTCAGCTACGCTGAGTGAGTTCTAATAGTTTAGTTGAAGCATTTAAAACACATCTCAAATGCCTTATTTGTAAACCAAACACCATCATTTTAAAACCACCATCGTTTATTATAATACATTAACATCATTTTAAACTTTAATGACTCCAACCCGTAACCCAAAACTCCACCCATATCCTCGGTCTAATCATCCTACCAATAATCCTTTTCGATAAGGATCTGATTACTTAGACACCAAAGGATAACTCTCAAAGAAACTTAGTTCATAGGCCAATTAACCATACTAACCCGTAACTAGGACATAACAATTAATGGCCAAAACTCAAATGTAACTTAACCTCGTCCGACAACTACTCAATTTAACATCATTCGACAACTACATAATGGAACATCATTCGTCACCCACATCATTTATCATCATTCATCAACTACACAGATAATCACATTTACCCACCATTTAACTAGCGTGAAACACATAAGCAAATAAGGTGGGAACCTAACACATAATTAGGTCAAATCACTAAGAAGTGACCATAGCTCGTCTCATATTGCCGCATGTAACCTCCCTCTTTGGGTCAGGTTACTAAACTGCAGCCATCATCGTCTCCCGCATAAATCGTCGTTGCCACTAGGGCTAAAACATTGTCACAAATCGTGACCATCAACTAAGCACCTCAAGGGTGCTTCTCGTGACCTGACGCCACCCCGAAGGTAACGCCGCCATCACAAGTAACTCGCATATCGTGACCTGACGCCACCCCGAAGGTAACGCCGCCATCACAAGTAACTCGCATATCGTGACCTGACGCCACCCCGAAGGTAACGCCGCCATCACAAATAACCCGCATCTCGTGACCTGACGTCTCCCCAAGGTAAGGCCGCCATCACAAATAACCCGCATCTCGTGACCTGACGTCTCCCCAAGGTAAGGCCGCCATCACGAGTAACCCACGTGAAGCACCTCAAGGATGCTAATTCACGTAAAGCACATAGATACACATACAAGGTTAGAAGCACGTCAACTACCCGACAACTACTACCTTCACGTTCCCGCCACCACTAAGGTCCCAAAACTATGACAGAGTTACCAATTAAAATTTATCACGACATAAGTAGTTCTTTAAATATCAACATCTACCACGCCCCATACCTATACGACCTCGACATTACTAAATAAAACGTCATACGCCTACGCCGGACTAATAAAGCCCGATTAATCACTACGCCgtataaaaatattgtttgtaaaaaaaatgtttataaaacatttttatcGCATAACTCGTTAATATATAAAACTCATGGCATGTATAAAACATGTGAAAAGCATGTATGCTAGCCCCAAAAATATTTAAGAAAAAGGGGATTAGAACTCACTGGTTGTCAAGCTTCCAACTCCACAAGCTAACTATCTCGAACCACGTCCTCTAGAGAAACTTCTTCATGTAACTCTAACACGAGCACTATCAAGTTCGGATCACCCGCGACCCATACAAGCCCGTAAACCTGTACCGGATATTTCATTCACACCCACCACCATTCCCATGCAAAAACCTTGCATGGCATGCACTTAGTTTGTAATATGGTGGAACCcacaaaaaaaaacaccatttAGTAGGATGACTTTACTTCATACTCCTAAAAGCCATGACTCATACCAAACTCCATTGATACCCATAATCATGAAAAAATATCATCTTTATCTTAATATCAATATGTGATAAtataaattattaaaagaatTTGGAAAGTGTCTCAACACTCCACACATCAAAACCCAAGCACAAGTGATTGCCACTAAACTTCCTGACAACATCATCATCTTTATGAATCCATGAAACAATCGTTACAACATCATTATCATTATCTTGAAGTCAACATGGCCACCACTCATACCTAGATATCTTTTAAACTCTATACACACTTCATAACAGatcattaacatcatcaacatCGCCTTTTGGTACATATATACCTGACCATCATCGTTATCACCACGAACCTCCATTGCCATCACCATCCGTCTTCATCACCATAGTCGCAAACTACCACTGTCACCGAACACCATCGCCAATTGTCACCATCCTTCGCCGCCGTAGCCACCTTCACAGTTCCACCATCATCAATAAAACACTTGGTTAAACACTTGAAGCTTTGAAATCGCGTTAAACAAACAACATCTGAACCATGTCAAAACCATTTGTCATAGTAACCAACCACCTTCATCCCCGTCAAACTCCACCGTCATCGTCCACAACGACTACGCCATTGCCGCTTACCGTTACGGCCAACCACCATTCCCAACACCACCGGGCATCACCTGCACGCTGCACCGCTCGCCACTTGACACCATCACCAACGTAGACACAAACCACCCTTGCCATGAATCACGTTGACCAACCGATGGTGATTATCATCATCACCATACACTGTCATGGCCCGAAACTCTCACCGAATAAAACTCAAGCAACCCAAGCAACATAAACGAAACCAAGACCCCATCCGACTCCGACATTCAGACTAGTCATACTATAACGAGCAATTAAGAGGGTTGGTTACCTTAATCGTGATCTGAAGGCAGAAACTCGAGCCGCGTCCCTTCTCCTCGTCATCCTCACACTCCGCTCGAACTCTATCTCTCTCTTTTGATAACTGCCGTAGCTTTACacttaggtagcgtttggtatgaaggaatgaaaggtggaatggaatggatcattctgatggaatgaaaataaacatgtttggttatcattggtaatggaatggagcattccaagggaatgtaactccttccaaatataacaatttccattccttggtatgtaggtgttttttttccattccttcaaggaatggaaagaaatatgttattattattattattatacttttatttgtatttatatttatatttattaatattcatactaatattaatatatatgaaaaatctattattaattttttatcattaatatattattattattattattattattattattattattattattattattattattattattattattattattattattattattaacaaatGATGGGCAATAGAAAACAGTTGTGTttacttcatttttttttgtttatcaaattgtacaaagtaatgattcattctattcatatatgagtaaccaaacataacaatggaatggaatgatccatttcattccgttgtccattccattacctcgtccattccattctctcatctattccattaccccataccaaacagacccttagggTTTTCTTAAAACAAGCACGATGATTACAATTTGCACAATAGCCCCTCCATTTAATAAGAAACTAAAGTGGTCCGTTGGTTTATGTGACCGTATTTAATAAGGCACcttctaacttttttttttttttttttgcctttgGACCAACAAAGTTAGTTGACATCGCACACTTATCGTGTCTATATTATGAATATACAAACCGAACGCAGATCTAGAAATTCAGGGCGTTACATTGTGTCAAAACTTGTAAACTAGTAACCAAATATGTATGGCTGTTGCTCCATGAAGCGGCGCGTCAATTGGGATAGTCGGATATATAGCCGACGCATGTAAACGATCAAAGGGTTACGAACTTTATAACCCTAATCAATCAAATCTCAATTTCTAGCAATTCTTGATCTTTATCCAGCCTTGTTTTATCTCCCCAAAGTGGCCAACATGATCTAGCTATTGGACCTTCACTAAACTTAAGTTTAATTTAAAATAATTCTAAACTCTTGTTTGATGTTTTTGCTCTTTTTTCTGTCCTGAAAAtgagtattttattttattttttaccaCAAAAATTGTGTAAGGATGGCCATTTTTTTAGCTCTTGAATTCTTGTCCAATATATATAAAACCTGCCACTAAAAAAAGATAGAAACCAAATCAAATAGAAATATAAAAAAACCAGCGAAAATTTAACCCAAAATGGCAGGAGTCGCGGCAGCAAGGTTCCAAAGCGTGCGCACCATGGTTCGCGCGACAAGCTGTTTTAGGGTCTTAAGCAACAACCCTACACTCACCCAGGTCACCCTTTATGTTTGTTGTTAGGTATAAAACGTAATGGTCGAGTCTCGAGTGTATATGATATAGCGAACGTTTGACCGGTTTAGATTCTAAATAACCGAGAACAAAGTATTTATGGAACATTTGGTATTTTGGTGCCTAGACGGTCGGTGAACCAAAAGAAGGTGAAAGGGGT encodes the following:
- the LOC110910474 gene encoding 26S proteasome regulatory subunit 4 homolog A — translated: MGQGTPGGFSRQNNSGDRKDGDKKEKKFEPAAPPARVGRKQRKQKGPEAAARLPTVTPHSKCRLRLLKLERIKDYLLMEEEFVANQERLKPQEEKTEEDRSKVDDLRGSPMSVGNLEELIDENHAIVSSSIGPEYYVGILSFVDKDQLEPGCAILMHNKVLSVVGLLQDDVDPMVSVMKVEKAPLESYADIGGLDAQIQEIKEAVELPLTHPELYEDIGIKPPKGVILYGEPGTGKTLLAKAVANSTSATFLRVVGSELIQKYLGDGPKLVRELFRVADDLSPSIVFIDEIDAVGTKRYDAHSGGEREIQRTMLELLNQLDGFDSRGDVKVILATNKIESLDPALLRPGRIDRKIEFPLPDIKTRRRIFQIHTSRMTLADDVNLEEFVMTKDEFSGADIKAICTEAGLLALRERRMKVTHPDFKKAKDKVMFKKKEGVPEGLYM
- the LOC110913231 gene encoding glycine-rich protein 23-like, with amino-acid sequence MAKLCFLLLVVGLAVVAQTTTARDVPSETNKGVVGLTDQKNLFAFGGLGGFAGLGNNAQPVGGGGIGVGVGAGLGVGIGNDNGIGGAGAGGGVGTFGGIGGAGGDGPLP